One Littorina saxatilis isolate snail1 linkage group LG11, US_GU_Lsax_2.0, whole genome shotgun sequence genomic window, taggccgtgaaaagtaggatatgctccgaaatggctgcaatctgctggtcgatgtgaatgcgtgatgcattgtgaaaaatattccatctcacacggcataaatagatccctgcgccttgagtccgagtctggagatacgcgcgcgatatgacttcatataacataacataacagtGAAATGTACCCGGGGAAAAGAGAAAATAGacaatcaccatcaccatcattgAATAAAACAGTGAGGAGACATGTAAAGTACCTACAAcctcaaccccccaccccccccccccccctttctacaCACACCCTAAAAAGGTAGCAGAAGAATAACCGATCATGAGgcgatatgtatatatatatatataaaaaaacacctcCTCCTCATGAGgcgatatgtatatatataaaaaaacacctcCTCCCCGCCACCCAAACCACCAAAAAAAGAACAATTATCACTAATGAGGCGatatttattccccccccccccccctccccttaaaCCACCAGCaataggtaaaagaagcttacTGATCATGAGGTGACAGGTCTCCTGGTTGAACTGTGACATGTATGTAAAatacccatcccccccccccccccaacagcCACCAGAaataggttaaaaaaaaaagcttaccAATCATGCAAAAAAAGCTTACCAATCATGCAAAAAAAGCTTACCAATCATGAGGCGACAGGTCTCCTGGTTGAACTGCTGCCAGTTAGCGTTGACCAGTGCCTGCTGCAACTCTCTGGCCGTGATGCGTCCTGACCGGTCAGTGTCCACCGACTGGAACCACTGCATCACCTGGGGATCCATCCCGCCCGGTGCCCCTCCCCACTGACCTGAGGTGACACAGGTAACATACTAGGTAAGAGACATAAAGACAACATCAATTGTGTGTAAAATAATACATCCTGACTGGAACCACTGCACCACCTGGGGTTCCATCCCCCCCGGTGCCCCTCCCCCCGGTGCCCCTCCCCCCGGTGCCCCTCCCCACTGACCTGAGGTGACACAGGTAACACTAACAGGGGTAGCTTATATGTTAAAAGACATTATTCCAACATCTATCAAATCTACGTGTGTTcattaaaaaaatgtccagTGTGCACATAAAGCACCCCGGCTGTTGATGAGTTGCATACAATGTAAGCGTAGAAAGCTTATCTCACATGTAAAAGACATGGTGAACTTAATTACAACTACAAGGGAAGCACAGTGGGTCCAGCACACTTACCAGATGGAGCTCCAGCGTAACCGGCGGGGGGGCCTCCAGGGTACCCCCCAGGGGCAGGTGCTCCTCCGTACCCCCCTGGAGGCGGTGCCCCGGGGTAGCCGCCTGGTGCGCCGGGTTGAACGTAGCCTGGTGGGCCGCCGTAGCCAGGCTGGAACAAACCAGAAACAGACTTTTTCAACATGATGGTGAGCATTCACAGTCATTCCAAGAGATGTGCCATACACAGAAAGAAATGCTTGCAAACAGTACATTTAacaataacataacataacataacataagcGGCCTAATAGGCTTTTCACCATTTTGCCTGCTATGTTTTTCTACTAGTGATTTGAAATATCGTTGTTTATATTTGTACGCTGCATACGTCCTAGGACGATCTCAATTGAGTTAAAGTTGTAGAGAACATAAATTGTCTCCAATGCTTGTCTAGTAAGTTTTTGAACGTGTTTGGAACCCTCTAATGGCTCtattaagacctaaaaaaaatcctgagaaaaacaggtcttgaaaaggagggagtcttaatatcTTCTACATCATCATGGTATCAGGCGAATATGTCCCACTTTCGGGTTTACCTTATTCTTTGTGGAATGCATTATTGATGACTGACCGATTATGAATTAAAATGACATTGCACAATTGACTTGTATCAGTGTATGTTGTAACTAAATGAATACTGAGGTCATCCCTAAACAGGGCAGCTATCCTCACTGAATAGGCACCGTCAGGTACACGCCTCTTAACTCTTGCCAAATGTAGCTGAAGGATTGCTCAACACAACTTGTCTTCCTGGATAATAAACCACCAAACAATGTCTACATTTCAAAAGTGCTCATCATAACAGTTTGCTTCAATTAGTCCCCCAGTGGAAGTATTCCACACATATCGTCAGTTACTTTATTTCCTTCACGCCCGGAACACAACCTGACAGCTCGCGCGTTTACCAGAAAAGGAAGTTCCCACAGCAGCCCACCCTGAACTCGACTTCTAGTAGTTCTACTCTAGTTCTGCAAGTGGTGCTTCAACTTCTGCACTTCAGACacctaaacaaaacacacattctCCTCAGACCTTCGTACGAGAGCGTACAAAGCACTGACTTTCGAAAAATATCTGAACAGTTCAAGGACATTCCCACAATGTATGTTTATACACGTATCAAACAAGGTACCTGTGGTGCTCCGTATCCTGGATAAGCCATTTTGAAAGCAAGAGTAGTCTTTCTCGGACAATTTTTAAACTGAGTGATGTCCCCTAGTTGAAGTTGGCTGCTTAAGCCGAATAATTCGATTGGCTAGAATATTGAATCTCGTGTTTGGGATTACCCAATGGTTAGTGAGTTTAGACTGTTTATGCTGGATCAGCTGTGCAGATGATCGGCTCAGGCGATCGATGTAAACTTCTTTGACATTCTTTTGTGGTTTTACTTTCCGAATGACAGTATTTCTCGAAGGGAGGTGAAATACAGATTTCTTCGCATGCGACCCTTGTTCATTTGATCGTTCATCAGTCGCGGTGCATGCAGTTTCTTTTCTTCTCGACTTGTTTGTCTGCATAAATTGCAACCGGCtcgagcagacgatttttttctgatCAAACAGGGACACGCTCGTGTCGTTTGAAGAATAATGGATATCTTGAAGTCGTTTAGGCACCCAGATGAAATCTACGCCCTACTTCGATTCAAATTAGGTGGATGCGAAGCAGTGATGCCGAGAAACAATCAGGTAACTAAGACGTACATTCTCCCtgtatgtgtgactgtgagtgaaaGGTTCGTACCCGAGTCTCTGGTGGTACAACAGCCAACAGGCGCTTGATATGGCTTATGTTTCCCATATTCACTCTTAATGTTTGCTTTGAAGTAAAGATAGTGTTTGTCCAATGCAGTGAACCATCACTAAGAAGCAACTTCCAACTGCAAGAAGCAATATGATTATATGCTTTGCTGCAAACTGCACTGCAAATCGTTTTGACATTCCTTACTCTCACTcctataccacacacacactcgcacacacacactcgcacacacacacacacacacactcgcactcgcacacacacacacacacacacacacacacacacacactcgcacacacacacacactcgcacacacacacacacacacacacaaaagcaaaatcacacacgcacacccacacacaaaagcaaaatCACactcgcacacccacacacacacacacacacacacacacacacacacacacacactcacacactctcgcacactcacacacactcgcacgcacgcgcgcggaAAAGAAATGGGAAATAACGAGGAAGAAAATATGCATTCATagtcaaacagaaaaaaataaagcttGAGGTGTATAATTGTCTAAACAGTAAAGTAAGAATTATTTTCTGATTGGAGTTAGGGTAAGGTACAATCAATCGGCAACAGTGAACACATTGACACTGTGTAACCGTGAACACATTAACACTGTGTAACAGTGAACACAATGACACTGTGTAACAGTGAACACATTGACACTGTGTAACAGTGAACACATTGACACTGTGTAACAGTGAACACATTGACACTGTGTATAACAGTGAACACATTGACACTGTGTGCAGGGAGAGCTCAGCCCCACCTTAAAGCAGTGCTACAAATACCTCAAGCTCACCAGTCGCAGTTTTGCTGCTGTCATCCAGGCTCTGGACGGTGAACTCAGGTATGACCGTTTTATATAAACTTATAGAcattgttatgtgtgtgtgtggggggggggggggggggcagtaaaGAAGGGTTGATCCGTTtggtaaaagcctgaccgtatctgtgatggtttacgggaggcttactgtgcctttaaaataataatttcctttcagcgtgtgtgtgtattttgcgTTTATCAAGTGACTGAAACTTTAACGTCTGTCCTTGTCAACATTTGCATTGACTGATCCACAGAAATGTTAAAACTGACAGTAACATTGTCTACAGGAATGCCATCTGTATTTTCTACCTGGTGCTGCGGGCGCTGGACACGGTGGAGGACGACATGACGATCCCTAACGACGTCAAGATCCCCATGCTGCGACACTTCCACCTCAACCTGCAGGACACACACTGGAGTTTCCATGAcagcaaagagaaagacaagatCGTGCTGGAGGACTTTCCCACAGTAAGCTTGgcatcattgtgtgtgtgtctgtgtgtgtgtgagtggagtTTCCACGAcagcaaagagaaagacaagatCGTGCTGGAGGACTTTCCCACAGTAAGCTTGgcatcattgtgtgtgtgtctgtgtgtgtgtgagtggagtTTCCATGACAGCAAGGAGAAAGACAAGATCGTGCTGGAGGACTTTTCCACAGTAAGGGTGgcatctgtatgtgtgtttgtggatttgAATGTTGTTCAGAAATAACAGTAGATTGAATCAGCACTttttgattacaatttttgtgtgttcttTTCTGTCAGATGACGGCAGAGTTCTATCATGTTTGTTTTACTTTGTGTCAGATAACAGCCGAGTTCCAGGCCCTGGCGCCAGTGTACCAGGAAGTGATCTCAGACATTTGCTGCAAGATGGGCAACGGGATGACCGTCTTCCTGGACCGGGGCGTCGGCTCTCTGCATGAGTGGAATGAGGTCAGTGTCTGGGCTtttcactttgtgtgtgtgtgtgtgtgttcatttataACACAGCTCTTTGATAACAGCATTGAAGGGgaacgttttgtgtgtgtgttttgattcaATAAAAAGGTTGTTATTACTTCTGCAGGGCCTTTTCTATTTGATTTTAGTCACTGTGTAACTGATCATATCATTTTGAATAATAAGAGTGATGTAGAAAAAGTAGATGTTCAAGAGACCGGCCGTTCTGGAAATGGCATGGGATAGTTTTCAAACCTGTATATTTTTTCCTAGCACATACCAAAGAAAATATTCATTCTGATTGGCTGTACTTAGATACAATGGACCCCTCCCcggccccttttaagaccttgaacAATCGGCAAAAATCAGGTCTGAGACATGATGCGTGTTGTTTCAGTACTGTCACTACGTGGCTGGTCTGGTGGGCATCGGACTGTCGCGTCTTTTCTCAGCGTCCAAGCTGGAGTCCCCGGAGGTTGGGCGAGACGAGCGCCTGGCCAACAACATGGGGCTCTTCctgcaaaaaacaaacatcatcCGCGACTACCTGGAGGACGTACTGCAAGGCAGAGAGTTCTGGCCCAAGGAGGTGAGGGTGGAGCAATACGATACAATATTATACAACACAACATGACACAATACAATAAACAGGGAATGCACCCACTCGACTTAGACCTCTTCTGTCTAAGCATATCTTCCTCCTTTGCCCCCTCCCCTCCTGAGCGGCACAGAATCACTTTACTTGATCACTGTTAAAAAGAAATGTGTTGTCTACTATTTCTGCTGGCAGTTTTGAACACATGAATTTGAATCTATTATTTAAGGTGTGGGGCAAGTACGGGCGAAAGCTGGGTGATCTGGCTGAGCCTGACAACAGACAGCAAGCACTGCACTGTCTGAACGAGCTGATCACCAACGCCCTGGAGCTGGTGCCAGACTGCATCGCCTACATGACTCGCCTGCATAACCAGTCAGTCTTCAACTTCTGCGCCATTCCTCAGGTAGGGCAACACAGGCTGGACTTACTTCTATGTGACGCAGTGGTCCCCCTTTCACAGCAGTTGctctgcactgacagagttgtctccctgccttgagcgtgtgctattgtagtagctgtacctttcctcaaggtgattgcactgacagagttgtctccctgccttgagcgtgtgctattgtagtagctgtaactttcctcaaggtgattgcactgacagagttgtctccctgccttgagcgtgtgctattgtagtagctgtacctttcctcaaggtgattgcactgacagagttgtctccctgccttgagcgtgtgctattgtagtagctgtacctttcctcaaggtgattgcactgacagagttgtctccctgccttgagcgtgtgctagtgtagtagctgtacctttcctcaaggtgattgcactgacagagttgtctccctgccttgagcgtgtgctattgtagtagctgtacctttcctcaaggtgattgcactgacagagttgtctccctgccttgagcgtgtgctattgtagtagctgtacctttcctcaaggtgattgcactgacagagttgtctccctgccttgagcgtgtgctattgtagtagctgtaactttcctcaaggtgattgcactgacagagttgtctccctgccttgagcgtgtgctattgtagtagctgtacctttcctcaaggtgattgcactgacagagttgtctccctgccttgagcgtgtgctattgtagtagctgtacctttcctcaaggtgattgcactgacagagttgtctccctgccttgagcgtgtgctattgtagtagctgtacctttcctcaaggtgattgcactgacagagttgtctccctgccttgagcgtgtgctattgtagtagctgtacctttcgtcaaggtgattgcactgacagagttgtctccctgccttgagcgtgtgctattgtagtagctgtacctttcctcaaggtgattgcactgacagagttgtctccctgccttgagcgtgtgctattgtagtagctgtacctttcctcaaggtgattgcactgacagagttgtctccctgccttgagcgtgtgctattgtagtagctgtacctttcctcaaggtgattgcactgacagagttgtctccctgccttgagcgtgtgctattgtagtagct contains:
- the LOC138980568 gene encoding squalene synthase-like, which produces MDILKSFRHPDEIYALLRFKLGGCEAVMPRNNQGELSPTLKQCYKYLKLTSRSFAAVIQALDGELRNAICIFYLVLRALDTVEDDMTIPNDVKIPMLRHFHLNLQDTHWSFHDSKEKDKIVLEDFPTITAEFQALAPVYQEVISDICCKMGNGMTVFLDRGVGSLHEWNEYCHYVAGLVGIGLSRLFSASKLESPEVGRDERLANNMGLFLQKTNIIRDYLEDVLQGREFWPKEVWGKYGRKLGDLAEPDNRQQALHCLNELITNALELVPDCIAYMTRLHNQSVFNFCAIPQVMAIATLERCYNNPAVLTGVVKIRKGEAVKMMMGVSNVEKVKAIMHYFTSQIESRIPKDDPNAERTREVCSKALACTRTAQEYTTSSIYTPLYVSCGMMVAAIAYNYWSQISAVYSDFL